The Salvelinus sp. IW2-2015 unplaced genomic scaffold, ASM291031v2 Un_scaffold5496, whole genome shotgun sequence genome includes a region encoding these proteins:
- the LOC112078286 gene encoding CD209 antigen-like — translation MSEVIYAVPDMTKKVKFNRGEMKERIVDIYVSADTLRDGETSTKREETADTAPNNGPGDQHSEPDSSGKRPFLVAAVCLGLLCVLLAGIIGLSVYYNRAIKDSEYERNNLSQSCSLYKTNATAERDQLQTRYNNLTKERDQLQTRYNNLTKERDHFQAKLFVIEQHCQEGWRYFDSSLYFLSTEKKTWVESRQHCLERGADLVIINSREEQTFLFNLHLRAWIGLTDSVTEGTWKWVGGKSLTTGYWGAEQPDDYRQEDCVEIYYGEDDPVKTWNDDKCTKYHNWICEKVV, via the exons ATGTCTGAGGTCATCTATGCTGTGCCAGATATGACCAAGAAGGTCAAGTTTAACAGAggtgagatgaaggagaggattgtggataTCTACGTCAGTGCAGACACCCTGAGAGACGGTGAGACCAGCaccaagagagaagagacagcagacACTGCTCCTAATAATGGACCAGGAGACCAGCActcag AGCCTGATAGCTCGGGGAAGAGACCCTTCCTAgttgctgcagtgtgtctggggctgctgtgtgttctactggctgggatcataggcctATCTGTCTACT ATAACAGAGCCATCAAAGATTCTGAGTATGAAAGGAACAACTTGTCACAGAGCTGTTCCCTTTATAAGACTAACGCaactgcagagagagaccagctacagaccagatacaacaacctgactaaagagagagaccagctacagaccagatacaacaacctgactaaagagagagaccatttTCAGGCAAAGCTTTTTGTGATAG AGCAGCATTGTCAGGAGGGATGGAGATACTTTGACTCCAGTTTGTACTTCCTCTCTACTGAGAAGAAAACCTGGGTGGAGAGCAGACAGCactgtctggagagaggagcagacctggtgatcataaacagcagagaggaacag ACATTTCTCTTCAACCTCCACCTGAGAGCCTGGATTGGTCTGACTGACTCTGTTACTGAGGGGACCTGGAAGTGGGTGGGTGGCAAATCACTGACCACAGG GTACTGGGGGGCAGAACAGCCTGATGATTATAGGCAGGAGGACTGTGTTGAGATATACTATGGAGAAGATGACCCTGTAAAGACATGGAATGATGACAAATGTACCAAATATCATAACTGGATCTGTGAGAAAGTGGTGTAA